From Methanobacterium congolense, one genomic window encodes:
- a CDS encoding histidine kinase dimerization/phosphoacceptor domain -containing protein, with amino-acid sequence MEIFEGHVSSPSFKNGVIIASGVFIIYILLNLLFSNKNFYAELNDLAMAFVSFIAFLSIAHAAKVSKVYSQKIYVAWGLLAIAQFFWFVGDFSWFFIETFFKQVPFPSLADLFYLSYYPIFLLGIYFLPKRPLKNDERFNSALDIGIIMFSSILVFWNFLIGPMIDTNLSSPLLNQILTVYYPISDLILLFALSILSYRRLLNVNFEPLLLLMVGALIMILSDSIFGYQSMLGTIQNGGVSDISYVIATLVICLAGVLQVNALISNARDDYKISEYSLEVPMSYIPYIWMIIPFFLLIWGHFHGTYLSFTTIALGVILIILMTVTRQINTLKENNRLYGELHSINKDLESKVYKRTEELLNANKSLQNEITERKKIEDDLKIKVELLDTATDSIILHDVTGKLIYANEKAAKMRGYSKEELMKLNIYDLNVPGESKFTGQYIDELMVKGESIFESSQYHRDGTVIPIEVNAKMVAHNKDLLILSTARDITDRKENEAKLRCYREHLEDMVEERTKTLEKTNKMLQNEVDAHEKAEKEIMASLEEKEVLLREIHHRVNNNMQIISSLLNIQSNYTDDPETKHVLRDSRNRIRSMAMIHEKLYISNKLSKIDFSGYVKSITSNLLQSPEVNPDLIKINVDVDDFSIGMETAVPMGLIINELVTNSIEHAFPQGEGNINLNLHKNGETFILTVRDNGLGLPEGLDPKKVKTLGLSLVNSLVEQLNGSMEVEVENGTTFKISFKELKYAKRAEI; translated from the coding sequence TTGGAAATTTTTGAAGGTCATGTTAGTTCACCATCATTTAAAAATGGAGTTATAATCGCTTCAGGCGTTTTTATCATTTACATCTTGTTGAACCTCCTATTTTCAAATAAAAACTTTTATGCAGAACTTAATGACTTAGCTATGGCTTTTGTAAGTTTCATTGCATTTTTATCCATTGCTCATGCTGCAAAAGTTTCTAAGGTTTATTCACAAAAGATCTACGTTGCATGGGGACTTCTTGCCATTGCCCAGTTCTTCTGGTTTGTGGGTGACTTTTCATGGTTTTTTATCGAAACTTTCTTTAAACAGGTACCATTTCCATCTTTAGCAGACCTATTTTACCTCTCTTACTACCCAATTTTCCTTTTAGGAATATATTTCCTGCCTAAGAGGCCACTCAAGAATGATGAAAGATTCAACAGTGCACTGGACATTGGAATAATAATGTTTTCATCCATCTTGGTTTTCTGGAATTTTCTCATAGGACCCATGATCGATACAAACCTTTCAAGTCCACTATTAAACCAAATTTTAACGGTTTATTATCCTATTTCAGATTTAATACTGCTCTTCGCCCTTTCAATACTTAGTTACAGGCGTCTTTTAAATGTGAATTTTGAACCCCTCCTTCTTCTGATGGTAGGAGCTCTAATCATGATATTATCTGATTCAATATTTGGATATCAATCCATGTTGGGTACAATTCAAAATGGGGGAGTATCTGACATTAGTTATGTTATTGCTACGTTGGTAATATGCCTTGCAGGGGTTCTTCAGGTAAATGCTTTGATTTCTAATGCCAGAGATGATTATAAGATTTCAGAATATTCCCTTGAAGTACCAATGTCCTACATCCCCTACATATGGATGATCATACCCTTCTTTTTACTTATATGGGGTCATTTTCATGGAACATATCTGAGTTTCACGACTATTGCACTGGGTGTTATATTAATTATTTTAATGACTGTGACTCGCCAGATTAATACATTAAAGGAGAATAACAGGCTTTATGGAGAGCTCCATAGTATTAACAAAGATTTAGAGTCCAAAGTTTACAAAAGGACGGAGGAGCTTTTAAATGCCAATAAAAGCCTTCAAAATGAGATAACAGAACGTAAAAAAATTGAGGACGATCTTAAGATAAAGGTTGAACTTCTGGACACAGCCACAGATTCAATTATTCTTCATGATGTGACTGGTAAACTGATTTACGCCAATGAGAAAGCTGCTAAAATGAGGGGTTACTCCAAGGAAGAGTTAATGAAACTCAATATTTATGATCTGAATGTTCCAGGTGAGTCCAAGTTCACAGGACAGTACATAGATGAGTTAATGGTTAAGGGTGAGTCAATATTTGAATCATCACAGTACCATAGGGATGGGACTGTGATACCAATTGAGGTAAACGCTAAAATGGTTGCCCATAATAAGGATCTGCTGATACTGAGCACAGCCCGTGACATTACAGATCGAAAGGAAAACGAGGCAAAACTCAGATGTTATCGGGAACACCTTGAAGATATGGTGGAAGAGAGAACAAAAACCCTGGAAAAAACGAATAAAATGTTACAAAATGAGGTGGATGCACACGAAAAAGCTGAAAAAGAGATCATGGCTTCATTAGAGGAAAAGGAAGTTCTTTTAAGAGAAATTCATCATCGTGTTAACAACAACATGCAGATCATCTCAAGCCTCCTTAACATACAGTCCAACTACACGGACGATCCAGAAACAAAGCACGTACTAAGGGACAGCAGAAACAGAATCCGCTCTATGGCGATGATCCATGAAAAACTTTACATATCAAATAAATTATCCAAAATAGACTTTTCTGGATACGTGAAGAGCATCACAAGCAACCTCTTGCAGAGCCCTGAGGTTAACCCGGATCTCATTAAAATCAATGTTGATGTGGATGATTTCTCAATTGGTATGGAAACTGCGGTTCCCATGGGCTTGATAATCAATGAACTTGTTACAAACTCAATAGAACACGCATTTCCACAAGGAGAGGGCAATATAAATTTAAATCTGCACAAAAACGGTGAAACCTTCATTCTCACTGTAAGAGATAATGGTTTGGGATTACCAGAAGGTTTGGATCCTAAAAAGGTTAAGACTCTGGGACTTAGTCTTGTGAACAGTCTTGTTGAACAGCTCAATGGAAGTATGGAAGTTGAAGTGGAGAATGGGACAACATTTAAAATAAGCTTCAAGGAACTTAAATATGCAAAAAGGGCGGAAATTTAG
- a CDS encoding heavy metal translocating P-type ATPase, whose amino-acid sequence MPENADKHEHQGSCSCSCQEDMFEEKESIWNRKNFAIIISSAVLLGIGIFLENFADQHMASQALFLLVVAISGYDIIKEGIEELLEGEFSIDLLITIAAVGAFLIGHGVEGASVVFLFFIAEFLESYAGERARNSMESLLKIAPETATVKKDGMEKVLHAHEVEIGDMVVVKPGDKIPLDGIVMEGKSSVNQAPITGESMPVGKYPGKTVFAGTINQEGYMEIEVTKRSSETVISRIIELVRESQKNKSKTEAFITRFARYYTPTVILAAAVVATVPPFVFGMSFNEWFYRALVLLVVSCPCALAISTPVSMVSGITSATKNGVLIKGGQFIEEMQNVKLMVFDKTGTLTEGKLEVTDVKSFNNHSQEEVLEVAASLESKSKHPLAEPILRKAQKQNLSLKDVSDFKSVTGKGITGKIDDKRFYIGKASLIDEMEIPGSDITEFEEDGKTVVLVADDDHLIGLIGLRDKIRENAEKALQNLKNHGIKTVMLTGDNEGTAKAVSSQIGIDEYYSGLLPEDKVRIVEELLEEGQVGMVGDGVNDAPALAKSNVGIAMGAAGSDVAIETADVALMHDDLSKLNYMMKLSRKTMSVVKENVTVSILVKSSFAVLAVFGFVTLWIAVAFGDMGLSLAVILNALRIGNGKTVE is encoded by the coding sequence ATGCCAGAGAATGCAGATAAACATGAACATCAAGGATCCTGTAGCTGCTCATGCCAGGAAGACATGTTTGAAGAGAAAGAATCAATATGGAACAGAAAAAACTTCGCAATAATCATAAGCAGCGCAGTTTTACTGGGAATAGGAATCTTCCTTGAAAACTTCGCAGACCAGCACATGGCTTCACAGGCCCTTTTCTTGCTGGTCGTGGCAATTTCAGGGTATGATATAATAAAAGAAGGTATTGAAGAACTTTTAGAGGGAGAATTCAGCATAGATCTCCTCATAACCATTGCGGCAGTTGGAGCCTTTTTAATCGGTCATGGTGTGGAAGGAGCATCTGTTGTTTTCCTGTTTTTCATAGCAGAGTTTTTAGAAAGCTACGCAGGTGAAAGGGCAAGAAACTCCATGGAATCTCTCCTTAAAATAGCACCTGAAACTGCAACGGTGAAAAAAGATGGAATGGAAAAGGTTCTCCATGCCCATGAAGTTGAAATTGGTGATATGGTGGTCGTGAAACCTGGAGACAAGATACCTCTTGATGGAATCGTTATGGAGGGTAAATCATCAGTTAATCAGGCACCCATAACCGGTGAGAGCATGCCCGTTGGAAAGTACCCGGGAAAAACAGTTTTTGCAGGTACCATCAACCAGGAGGGCTATATGGAGATTGAGGTAACCAAAAGATCCAGTGAAACTGTGATATCCAGGATAATAGAACTTGTTCGGGAGTCCCAGAAGAACAAATCAAAAACAGAGGCCTTCATAACCAGGTTCGCCCGCTACTACACACCCACTGTGATACTGGCTGCAGCAGTTGTTGCAACCGTTCCACCATTTGTATTCGGCATGTCCTTCAATGAATGGTTCTACAGGGCATTGGTTCTCCTTGTTGTTTCCTGTCCGTGCGCTCTTGCAATATCCACGCCAGTATCAATGGTTTCAGGCATAACCTCCGCCACAAAAAACGGTGTTCTCATAAAAGGAGGACAGTTCATAGAGGAAATGCAGAACGTAAAGCTCATGGTATTCGATAAAACAGGAACCCTGACCGAGGGCAAGCTTGAGGTAACAGATGTTAAAAGCTTCAACAACCACTCCCAAGAGGAGGTTCTGGAGGTGGCAGCATCCCTTGAATCGAAATCCAAACACCCCCTTGCAGAACCCATACTGAGAAAGGCCCAAAAACAGAATCTGTCCCTTAAAGATGTTTCAGACTTTAAATCAGTAACAGGAAAGGGTATAACTGGTAAAATTGATGATAAAAGATTTTATATTGGTAAAGCCTCCCTTATAGATGAGATGGAGATTCCAGGTTCAGATATAACCGAATTTGAGGAAGATGGGAAAACAGTGGTGCTTGTTGCAGATGATGATCATTTAATTGGATTGATTGGATTAAGGGATAAAATAAGAGAGAATGCAGAAAAAGCCCTTCAAAACTTAAAAAATCATGGTATCAAAACTGTAATGCTCACTGGAGATAACGAAGGAACAGCAAAGGCAGTTTCATCCCAGATAGGCATTGATGAATACTATTCAGGCCTTCTACCTGAGGATAAGGTAAGGATCGTTGAAGAACTCCTTGAAGAGGGGCAGGTTGGAATGGTTGGTGATGGTGTGAACGATGCTCCAGCCCTTGCAAAGTCCAACGTGGGCATAGCAATGGGTGCTGCAGGTTCAGATGTTGCCATCGAAACCGCTGACGTGGCCCTTATGCACGATGACCTCTCTAAACTCAACTACATGATGAAACTCAGCAGAAAAACCATGTCAGTTGTCAAGGAAAACGTAACAGTGTCCATTCTTGTTAAAAGTTCATTTGCAGTACTTGCAGTCTTTGGATTTGTGACCCTGTGGATAGCAGTTGCCTTTGGAGATATGGGCCTGAGCCTGGCTGTTATACTGAACGCCCTGAGGATAGGGAATGGGAAAACAGTGGAGTAA
- a CDS encoding SRPBCC family protein encodes MVDGSISITMIFDAPPETVWKAWTEPEGVKHWWGPKGFTAAVSKLDFRVGGTYLYCMRSPDGQDFWSTGEYREIIKNQRIVATDNFADEEGNVVPASHYGMSGKWPLELLVTLKFQEQNGKTRFTLQHEGIPSGENRDLAEERWRESLKKLAEYLKTEK; translated from the coding sequence ATGGTAGATGGTTCTATAAGCATCACCATGATCTTCGATGCACCTCCAGAGACTGTGTGGAAAGCATGGACAGAACCTGAAGGAGTAAAACACTGGTGGGGACCTAAGGGATTCACAGCAGCTGTTTCTAAACTAGATTTCCGTGTGGGAGGTACTTACCTCTACTGCATGAGGTCACCGGATGGTCAGGATTTTTGGAGTACCGGTGAGTACAGGGAGATCATTAAAAACCAGAGGATAGTGGCAACCGATAATTTTGCAGATGAAGAAGGAAACGTTGTACCAGCTTCACATTACGGAATGAGCGGAAAATGGCCTTTAGAATTGCTGGTAACCCTAAAATTCCAGGAACAGAATGGTAAAACCAGATTCACCCTCCAACATGAGGGTATACCCTCCGGCGAGAATAGAGATTTGGCTGAGGAAAGATGGAGGGAATCCCTCAAAAAACTTGCTGAATACCTGAAAACAGAAAAATAA
- a CDS encoding VOC family protein has translation MSKVVHFEIPAEDMERASKFYENVFGWEITKWEGPFDYWLVKTGEENEPGIDGAIMPKESDDVIRNAISVDSYEEFAEKIEMEGGKMLTEKMGIPGIGYTGTFQDTEGNILLIVEFKME, from the coding sequence ATGTCAAAGGTTGTACACTTTGAGATACCTGCAGAGGATATGGAGAGAGCTTCTAAGTTCTATGAAAATGTGTTTGGATGGGAGATCACAAAATGGGAGGGTCCCTTTGACTACTGGCTCGTAAAAACTGGAGAAGAGAATGAGCCTGGTATTGATGGGGCCATAATGCCCAAGGAATCGGATGACGTGATCAGAAACGCCATCAGTGTTGATTCCTACGAGGAATTTGCCGAAAAAATAGAGATGGAAGGCGGTAAAATGCTCACTGAAAAGATGGGAATTCCAGGTATTGGCTACACTGGAACCTTTCAGGATACGGAGGGGAACATTCTGTTGATAGTGGAGTTCAAGATGGAATAA
- a CDS encoding ArsR/SmtB family transcription factor produces MKIESEGTCEVKCIHEDSVREVKSKMLSEETFQGIASDFKILGDPTRVKILHALSKDELCVCDLAAILGMTDSAISHQLRLLMERNMVKFQKRGKMAYYQLADEHVIQLIRMESEHARECR; encoded by the coding sequence ATGAAGATAGAAAGTGAAGGAACCTGTGAAGTGAAGTGCATACACGAAGACTCAGTCCGAGAAGTCAAATCCAAAATGCTAAGTGAAGAAACCTTCCAGGGCATAGCATCAGATTTTAAAATACTTGGAGACCCAACAAGGGTTAAAATACTCCACGCATTATCAAAGGATGAACTCTGTGTGTGTGATCTTGCAGCGATACTGGGTATGACCGATTCGGCCATATCCCACCAGTTGCGCTTACTCATGGAAAGGAACATGGTCAAATTCCAGAAAAGAGGAAAAATGGCCTATTATCAACTTGCAGACGAACACGTTATACAACTCATAAGGATGGAGTCAGAACATGCCAGAGAATGCAGATAA
- a CDS encoding DHH family phosphoesterase yields the protein MKRTCLKCKGKGYKITDYRECETCHGTGVKGEVNLKDHFKGLSNNAVKHFQLDEDEEVPCSTCKGKGEIEIHETCPECGGKGEMNVCKKCGREIDSGDYCPDCETKTPVYILSPACDIDDLEVGSNYKGKITRVENYGVFVSLSKKTYGLLRMRSPPFSVGEEIFVKIIEIKRKKGEVDLTTSKFEGGYELVKFKKNVARTRIGDITKKSMGKTVRLNGEIVQIQQTSGPTIFTVSDETSVTWAAAFNEPGVRVYPELVTGDIVEIMGEVSLHGGKIQIESESIEKIQGKEEAEMRKLINDALDERAEPEPTEFLIESPTLEKLRPKMMEAAKAIRRAVLDGRSILVRHHADADGICAGVAIEKAVVPILKEANNDSDAEWHFFKRAPSKAPFYEIEDVVKDLSFSLEDMERHGQKLPLLVLLDNGSTEEDILAIMQVKIYGIEVVVIDHHFPGEVTDGRVAVDDYVDTHVNPYLVGGDSQITAGALAVEVAKMINPDVKDRLIHFPGIAAVGDHARSEEAEAYIKLAEEKGYNRDDLDKVATCIDFEAFYLRFMNGRGIMDTILGIGNRDKHAKLIEALYNESEKRVKNQLRAALPNLKTQKLPNGVIFNVLDVEKFAFKFTYPAPGKTTGYVHDTMVKKYGEEKPIVTLSYGPDFGVIRATDAVNQMFGFNLNTIITKLDGEIPEAGIDGGGHECAGSLKYVEGLSKKVLGAFAEEIAMLGK from the coding sequence ATGAAAAGAACATGTTTAAAATGTAAAGGAAAAGGCTACAAAATTACAGATTACAGGGAATGTGAAACCTGCCATGGAACAGGAGTTAAAGGTGAGGTGAACCTTAAGGATCATTTCAAAGGACTATCCAACAACGCAGTTAAACACTTCCAGCTGGATGAGGACGAAGAAGTCCCATGCAGTACTTGTAAGGGCAAAGGAGAAATAGAAATCCATGAAACATGCCCAGAATGTGGAGGTAAAGGTGAAATGAATGTATGCAAAAAATGCGGAAGGGAAATAGATTCTGGAGACTACTGCCCTGACTGTGAAACAAAAACTCCAGTTTACATACTGAGCCCAGCATGCGACATAGACGACCTTGAAGTGGGTTCAAACTACAAAGGTAAGATCACAAGGGTGGAAAATTACGGGGTATTTGTTAGCCTCAGTAAAAAAACCTACGGACTTTTAAGAATGAGATCACCACCCTTCAGTGTAGGGGAAGAAATATTCGTTAAGATCATCGAGATAAAACGTAAAAAAGGAGAAGTTGACCTTACAACCTCAAAGTTCGAGGGTGGATACGAACTTGTCAAGTTCAAAAAGAACGTTGCAAGAACCAGAATAGGTGATATAACCAAAAAATCCATGGGAAAAACTGTTAGGCTCAACGGAGAAATAGTGCAGATACAGCAGACCTCAGGCCCAACCATATTCACGGTTTCAGATGAAACATCAGTAACATGGGCTGCAGCCTTTAACGAACCTGGTGTAAGGGTTTACCCCGAGCTGGTTACAGGGGACATCGTTGAGATCATGGGGGAAGTCTCACTCCACGGTGGAAAGATCCAGATAGAATCCGAGTCCATAGAGAAGATTCAGGGCAAGGAAGAGGCTGAAATGCGAAAACTCATAAACGATGCCCTTGATGAGCGTGCAGAGCCAGAACCAACTGAATTCCTTATAGAGAGTCCAACACTTGAGAAGTTAAGGCCAAAGATGATGGAAGCTGCAAAGGCAATACGACGTGCTGTCCTCGATGGAAGATCCATACTTGTAAGGCACCATGCAGATGCAGATGGAATATGTGCAGGTGTAGCCATTGAAAAGGCAGTTGTACCAATACTCAAGGAGGCCAACAACGACAGCGACGCAGAATGGCATTTCTTCAAAAGAGCACCAAGCAAAGCACCTTTCTATGAAATAGAAGATGTTGTTAAGGATCTATCTTTTTCACTTGAGGACATGGAGAGGCACGGTCAGAAACTTCCACTTCTGGTTTTACTGGATAATGGATCAACTGAGGAAGACATACTGGCCATTATGCAGGTTAAGATATACGGTATCGAGGTCGTGGTTATAGACCACCACTTCCCAGGTGAGGTAACTGATGGAAGGGTTGCAGTGGATGACTACGTGGACACCCATGTAAACCCGTATCTGGTTGGTGGAGACTCCCAGATAACAGCAGGTGCCCTTGCAGTTGAGGTTGCAAAGATGATAAACCCTGATGTCAAGGACAGACTCATACACTTCCCAGGTATAGCAGCAGTGGGTGACCATGCCAGATCAGAAGAAGCTGAGGCCTACATAAAACTTGCAGAAGAGAAGGGTTACAACAGGGATGATCTTGACAAGGTTGCAACATGTATAGACTTTGAAGCGTTTTATCTGAGATTCATGAATGGTAGGGGAATAATGGACACAATTCTTGGTATTGGAAATAGAGATAAACATGCAAAACTCATTGAAGCACTTTACAATGAATCTGAAAAGAGGGTTAAAAACCAGCTTAGAGCAGCCCTTCCCAACCTTAAAACCCAGAAATTACCAAATGGCGTGATATTCAACGTGTTAGATGTTGAAAAATTCGCTTTTAAATTCACATATCCAGCACCAGGTAAAACAACAGGTTATGTGCATGATACAATGGTTAAAAAATATGGTGAAGAAAAACCAATAGTAACCCTTTCTTACGGTCCTGATTTTGGAGTGATAAGGGCTACGGATGCTGTAAATCAAATGTTTGGATTCAATTTAAACACCATAATCACAAAACTTGATGGAGAAATTCCAGAAGCAGGAATAGACGGTGGAGGACATGAATGTGCAGGATCTCTTAAATATGTAGAGGGATTATCTAAAAAGGTTCTGGGGGCATTTGCGGAAGAAATTGCAATGCTTGGGAAATGA
- a CDS encoding ATP-binding protein, with the protein MKRDVIRINEEKCTGCGDCIPGCPEGAIQVIDGKARLISDLFCDGLGACIGNCPQGAIEIEEREAEPYDEYKVMKNIVKGGSNVIKAHLKHLHDHGQKDFLNQAIEILNEKGIDIPDYEEETLACGCPGSMAQDLTKTRSEDAGTSVNISPELGNWPIQLQLLNPNAPYLKNADLLIAADCAPFAYPNFHQRFLKDKVLIIFCPKLDQTIDQYVDKLAEIFEKQDIQSISIVHMEVPCCSGIEIIVKRALEKAQKNIIIKDYTISINGEII; encoded by the coding sequence GTGAAGAGAGATGTTATCAGGATCAACGAGGAGAAATGTACAGGATGTGGAGACTGCATTCCAGGATGTCCCGAGGGAGCAATACAGGTAATCGATGGAAAGGCAAGACTCATAAGTGACCTTTTCTGTGATGGTCTGGGGGCATGCATTGGAAACTGCCCTCAGGGAGCTATAGAAATTGAGGAGAGGGAAGCTGAGCCCTACGATGAATATAAAGTCATGAAAAACATTGTGAAAGGGGGTTCAAACGTCATAAAAGCCCATCTCAAGCATCTCCATGACCACGGTCAAAAAGATTTTTTAAACCAGGCAATTGAAATTTTAAACGAAAAAGGCATAGATATACCTGATTATGAAGAAGAAACACTGGCATGTGGTTGTCCAGGATCAATGGCTCAAGATTTGACTAAAACACGGTCTGAAGATGCAGGAACTTCAGTGAATATCAGTCCAGAACTTGGTAACTGGCCGATACAGCTCCAGCTTTTGAACCCAAACGCACCCTACTTGAAAAATGCGGATCTCTTAATAGCAGCCGACTGCGCACCTTTCGCTTACCCAAACTTCCATCAGAGGTTCCTGAAGGATAAGGTTCTCATAATATTCTGTCCCAAACTGGATCAGACCATAGACCAGTACGTTGACAAGTTGGCTGAAATCTTCGAGAAGCAGGACATCCAATCCATCTCAATAGTGCACATGGAGGTACCTTGCTGTTCAGGTATTGAGATTATAGTCAAAAGGGCATTGGAAAAGGCCCAAAAGAACATCATCATTAAGGATTACACCATTTCCATAAATGGAGAGATAATCTAA
- a CDS encoding desulfoferrodoxin, translating into MEKGQIYRCNVCGNIVELIHVGGGNLVCCGNEMELLSEEPKDVGAEKHVPVLEKTEKGFKVKVGSVPHPMEETHFIEWIELRAGDEVCKKFLKPGDAPEAEFEIEGVELSDVKAREYCTIHGLWRS; encoded by the coding sequence TTGGAAAAAGGACAGATTTATAGGTGCAACGTCTGTGGAAATATTGTTGAACTCATCCATGTTGGCGGAGGAAACCTTGTGTGTTGTGGAAATGAGATGGAACTCTTGAGTGAGGAACCCAAGGATGTTGGGGCAGAAAAACACGTTCCAGTGTTAGAAAAAACTGAAAAGGGCTTCAAGGTTAAGGTGGGTTCAGTACCTCACCCAATGGAAGAAACCCACTTCATTGAGTGGATAGAACTTCGGGCTGGAGATGAAGTGTGTAAAAAATTCTTAAAACCAGGAGATGCTCCTGAGGCAGAATTTGAAATAGAAGGTGTTGAGTTAAGTGATGTGAAGGCAAGGGAGTACTGCACCATCCATGGACTCTGGAGATCCTGA
- the rbr gene encoding rubrerythrin yields the protein MKKTLENLSKAFIGESQARNRYTLYSKTAKKEGYEQLADIFLVTADNEREHAKWLFRLIQELKEDSGEDLEALTVEAEAPLVLGTTADNLIAAIAGEHYEYSEMYPEFADVAEEEGLEDIAVRLRAIGRAEEHHEDRYKKLLGEVEAGTMFKKDEEVKWVCRKCGYVHTGMEPPEKCPACDHPTKYYEILCEQY from the coding sequence ATGAAAAAAACCTTAGAAAACCTAAGCAAAGCATTCATAGGGGAAAGTCAGGCAAGGAACAGGTACACCTTGTACTCCAAAACTGCGAAGAAAGAAGGATACGAACAGTTGGCAGATATATTCCTGGTAACTGCTGATAATGAGCGTGAACATGCTAAATGGCTCTTCAGATTAATACAGGAACTCAAAGAAGATTCTGGTGAAGATCTGGAGGCATTGACTGTTGAAGCTGAAGCACCCCTTGTATTGGGAACAACGGCTGATAACCTCATAGCTGCAATAGCAGGTGAACACTATGAGTACAGTGAAATGTACCCTGAATTTGCAGATGTGGCAGAAGAGGAGGGTCTTGAGGATATTGCAGTCAGGTTAAGGGCAATAGGCCGTGCAGAGGAACATCATGAGGATCGTTACAAGAAACTTTTAGGGGAAGTTGAAGCAGGAACCATGTTTAAAAAGGATGAAGAGGTTAAATGGGTCTGCCGTAAGTGTGGATATGTTCACACAGGAATGGAACCACCAGAAAAATGTCCTGCATGCGACCATCCAACCAAGTACTACGAAATTTTATGTGAACAATATTAA
- a CDS encoding winged helix-turn-helix domain-containing protein, which yields MKTEVDNATEISELKSKLDLMHRDIKRMMKNSNKEYLDLMLKNLKKDFLNCITDHVSEDIETSLERGMVDKCQMRDNCKSKFTELLEKNVDLIKQDEVPETQVTGSRGELENLRAEAPFDKCDVCFSEVTDIFEKQLKLMRSLHIYNGPEEKKIDISDISEDSLVREVFEPLSNRQRLQIIKAVAVETKTFTALSQLTGLRGGNLLFHIQKLLDSNMIIQRHERGDYMITEKGYQVLKVISQLGGVLEDAPEPEAVES from the coding sequence ATGAAAACCGAAGTTGACAATGCCACTGAGATCAGTGAGCTAAAATCCAAGCTGGATCTCATGCACAGGGATATAAAGCGCATGATGAAGAATTCCAACAAGGAATATCTTGATCTCATGTTAAAAAACCTTAAAAAGGATTTTTTAAACTGCATAACAGACCATGTTTCTGAGGATATTGAAACCAGCCTTGAGAGGGGAATGGTTGATAAGTGCCAGATGAGGGACAACTGCAAATCCAAGTTCACAGAGCTTCTGGAAAAAAATGTTGACCTCATAAAACAGGACGAAGTTCCAGAGACACAGGTAACAGGATCCAGAGGGGAACTTGAGAATTTAAGGGCTGAAGCACCCTTCGATAAATGTGATGTATGCTTTTCGGAGGTTACAGATATCTTTGAAAAACAGCTGAAACTAATGAGGTCCCTGCACATCTACAATGGACCTGAAGAGAAAAAAATTGATATCTCGGACATCTCAGAAGATTCACTGGTACGCGAAGTTTTTGAACCCCTCTCAAATAGGCAGAGACTTCAGATAATAAAGGCAGTTGCAGTGGAAACCAAAACATTCACAGCACTGTCACAGCTCACAGGATTAAGGGGAGGAAACCTACTTTTTCACATTCAAAAACTCCTTGACAGTAATATGATAATCCAGAGGCATGAACGTGGAGATTACATGATCACAGAGAAAGGCTACCAAGTCCTGAAGGTAATCTCCCAGCTTGGAGGCGTCTTGGAAGATGCTCCAGAACCTGAAGCAGTGGAATCATAA